A window of Sagittula sp. P11 genomic DNA:
CATCCTGGGGCTGGAGCAGGTCCCAAGGGTATGGCTGTTCGCCATTTAAAGAGGTACGTGAGCTGGGTTTAGAACGTCGTGAGACAGTTCGGTCCCTATCTGCCGTGGGTGTAGGATACTTGAGAGGAGTTGCCCCTAGTACGAGAGGACCGGGGTGAACGATCCACTGGTGGACCAGTTGTCGTGCCAACGGCAGTGCTGGGTAGCTATGATCGGAAAGGATAACCGCTGAAGGCATCTAAGCGGGAAGCCCCCCTCAAAACAAGGTATCCCTGAGGGCCGTGGAAGACCACCACGTCGATAGGCCGGAGATGTAAGTGCAGCAATGCATTCAGTTGACCGGTACTAATGGCCCGATAGGCTTGATTTGATCCAGTAACAGCAAGGTTCATTACCCAATGTTACGGACAACAAGCATACACTTCCAAAGTGTAACTTGGACAAACGCCGCAAAAAAAATGCGGGTTGATTGTCACGATGTTTAGACAAACATCGTGGTTGGTTTTTACTCGGTTTGGTGGTCATAGCGTGAGCAAAACACCCGGCTCCATTCCGAACCCGGCCGTTAAGTGCCACCGCGCCAATGGTACTGCGTCTCAAGACGTGGGAGAGTAGGTCACCGCCAAACCTAGCAAAAACCAACAAATCTATATTCGATGATCAGTAACGTAAAAGCCGCCGCAAGGCGGCTTTTGTCGTTTTTGCCCGCAAGTCGGTTCCCGAAAAGGCAGAAATGCTGCCCGCCGGTTAACACACGTCCGGTGTCTCAGTCTGCGGTTTCGTGGAAATGCAGCAGACCGAACAGATGCGTGACACGTTCACCACCTTCGGCCAGAGGCAGGAGCAGGCGCTCGACATTGACCGGCTGATCCGACAGGTTCAGGACGCGGGCGCTGGCGTAGTGCGCGGTGCCGCGCTGGCAGCGCCGATATATCTGGGCCATGGGGCCGATCAGCCGCTCATGCGCATCCGTCATGACGGCACCGGTGGCGTCGTCACTGCCAAGCTGTGCCTCAAGGGCCGAGCCCGCCCAGACGAAACGGAATTGATGTTTCCCTGTCTCTGGATTGAGGTCGCAGGAGATCAGGCAGGCATTCCGGGGCATCTGAATCTGCAGGTCGTTCACCAGCGATCCATCGGGGAGATAGCGCCCGAGCCGTGCCTTTTCATGCCAGATGTCGAAAACCTTGCGGAACTCGGGGGAGGGCAGGCGTTCGCGTATCCGCTGAGACTGGCGCAGTGAATGCTCGGTCAGGGATGCCCCTGGCAGACGGTCGAGCTGGTCTAGCATCGTGGTCGCCAGGCCGTGTTCGGAGATCGGTTTGTTCAGATGTACCGGTGTTTCCGGCGTCGACGCGGCCGAGGAAATCCGGATGCACTTGGCACCGGGTATATATTCGCAGAGCGTTTCCAGCACCGAAGGCGCCACATCTGCCACGTGATCGAGATCGACGACGAGCAGGTCGTAAATCAGTTCGTCGCTCACCAGTTCCCGTGCCTCCACGATGTCGCTGGCAAGGGCTGTTTCGTAGCCAAGGCCGTTCAGCAGGTTCTGCAGGCCGGGCCCCAGATTCTCCGGATTGGCCAGGATAAGTACGCGGGCATCGCCATGCAGCGTCCGGTCCTCGATGCCGCCCTCGGGGCCGATGACCTCGCCCCGCAGTTCGGCGCGGGCCATGTAGATGCGGATTTCCGTGCCCGCGCCGGGCGTGCTGTCGATCTCCAGCTTGCCGCCGCAGCGGCGCGCAAGGTCATACGCGGACCGGATGCCGATGCCGGTGCCCTTGCCCTTCGGTTTGGTGGTGAAGAACGGTTCGCCCATGCGGTTGAGGACCTCCGGCGACATGCCGGCGCCGGTGTCGATGATCGACAGGCAGACGTAGTCGCGGGCAAAGACACCCTCGGGGCATTCCGCACGAGGGACGTTCCGCAGCGCCACGGTCACCGTGCCGGGCCGTCCGCTTTCCGTGATGGCGTCATGCGCGTTCGAGACGATGTTGAAGATGACCGCAGCGAAGCGGCCCGGTTCGCAGAAGATCTGCCAGCGTTCTTCTGGCAGGTCCATGCGCAGGGCAGAGCGGCCGATCAGCTGCTGGATCAGACCCTTGTCGCGGTCCAGCATCGCCGCCGGGTCCGACAGCTCGGCATGCAGATCGTCGGTGCGGGAAAAATCGAGCAACTGCCGCAAGAGCGACTGGCCGCGATCAATGGAGGCGTCCACTTCGGTGAACAGATCGGCTTCCACGCTGTCCTTCAGCTTGCGTGTGACAATGCGCTGCGCCGACTTCATCACCGAAAGGACGTTGTTCATGTCGTGCACCACCGAGGCGACAAAGGCTCCCATGGTCTGCAGCTTGTCGCTCTGGCTGTTGCGCTTTTCGAGGACGCGGATGCGTTCCCGTTTGGTTTCGAGCCGGCGGACAAGCTGCGCGTTGGTGGCCTGCGCACGCTTCAGTTCGTCTTCCAGTTCGGCAATGCGTTCGACTTTCCGGGTGATGTCCACCAGCACGGCCAGAATGCTCGCGGTGCCGCTGTCGGCATGCATGGCGCCAAGCTGAACGCTCCAGGTACGTCCGGACACGATGTCGGGGTTCATCATGGCCTCGAATGTGGCCTTGCCGTCCCTGCGCACCCTGTTGAGCGCGTCGGCCACGCCACGCGCATCCGGTTCCGCCCACCAGGACAGGAAAGATTCTCCGGCAGGATCGGCGGCCGCATCCATGCCGAGATGGTCCCGTACATCCGGACCAACCCAACGGATTGTGCCATCGGTTTCCAGGTAGATTGCGAGTGAAACGGGAAACTCCTCGGAACCTGTCTTCCGGGCGCGTTCGATTTCAAACGTCAGACCGCGCATCTCACCCCCGCGAGCGATAGTCATACCGTCCAACATTAATGAAATGTTAATGAATCCGCAAGCTTCCTGCGTATATCTTGTGGTTCAGGCCGGAAACCGCACACCGCATGGTCAGCTCGGAATCATACACCGGGAAGCTGCTGGCAACGTATGGTGACGCTGGTAGGCTGGGACCGCGCGGTCAAGGGCGCAAGACAAGTGAAATCCTGGCGCCAGACCTATCTGCTGCCCGTCATCGCCCTGACCGCCTTGCTGAGCGTCATCCTGTGGGCCGGGCGGGAGGCCTCGATGATCGAGTCGAGAGCCCGAGATGTTGTTAGCGCCACGTTGCGGCTCCAACGCGCGATCGGCTATGTCGGCTTTATCCATGACTTCAAGAATTACGTGCTGCGTCCACAGGAAACCCGTTATTTCACGGCCGCGCAGGAAGATATGGTGCGTGCCCTGGCGGCGTTGGAAGAGCTGGAACCCTTATCGCCGACAACGGCCTGGATGCCAGCCTGAGAGAGCTGCATGCGACGCTCGACACATACACCGCCATGCTGGAACGCGCCCGCGCGCTGTCGGGGGAGGGGCTGACTGCTCGGGAACTGGATGCTCGCCTACGCGTGCCGGACGATGCCGCTGCACGGGACGTATTCGCGTTCAGCGAACAGATAGATCGCGAGTTCGAGGAGCAGAGGTCCGCCTTCCTCAGGCTTCGTCTCCAGCTTCTGATGTCTGCCGCAATCTTCGTGATCGCCAGCTTTGCAATTGCGCAGTTGTACCGATCACGCGAACGCGCCGAGCAGCAAAGGCTCAGCAGGATGTTCGACATGATCGGATTGCACCTCGGGATCGTCGATCCCGCCGGTCGATTCGTCTTCTTCAATTCTGCCTTCGGGGAGCTGTTCAGACATGTCGGTCAGACCGTATCGACCGGCGACATGCTGGACAAAGTCACCCGGCGCATCACGCCCTTCATCACGCATGAAGATGTGGTGACGCCGCCCGATGCGATTGCCGCCGGCGAACCCGACATCCGCGACGCGACCTTCACGGATGGGTCCGTTATCCGCTGCGCCTTGTACCGGCTGGACGATGGACGCCAGGTGATCCCGCACCGCGACGTGACCGAGCAGCACCGGCGGGAGGCGGAGTTCAACGCGGAGCGCGACCGCCTGATCGCAGATCTGAAGCGGTCGAACGTCGAGTTGGACAACTTCGCCGACATCGCGTCCCACGACCTTCGGGAGCCGTTGCGGGGCATCGCGATCAATGCCGGCTTCCTGCTGCGCAAGGAAGAGCTGCCGGAAACGGCGCGGGCGCGGGTACTGCGCATTGTCGAGATGTGCGAACGCGAGCAGATGCTGATGGATTCGCTTCTGGAGTTTGCGCGGCTTGGCCGGTCCTCAGATCAGCATGACGTGTCCACCGATCCCGCTGCCGTGGTGAAGCAGATCGAGCACGACCTCATTTCGGCAGACACGAACCGGCAGGGCGCCATCGTGCTTGATACCCGGCTGCCGCCGGTCACCGTGGATTTCGGCCGTCTCCGCAGCCTGTTCATGAACCTCATCGCGAACGGGTTGAAGTACAACGATTCCGACCGACCCGAAGTGCACGTCTGTTTTCTCGGCCCGGCGGCCGCCACGGCCGCTTCTACGTCGCGGACAATGGTATCGGCGTGACAGAGAGCGACCGGAACGCCATCTGGACCGCCTTCAGACGGATCAAGACGGGCAGGGACCACGGCCCCGGGTCGGGTGTGGGGCTGACCTTCGTCAAGCGCATCGTAGAAGGATGCAGAGGCGAGATAGACTTCGACAGCGCGGTCGGTCAGGGCACGATGTTTACCTGCACTCTGCCCCTGTCGGACAAAGTGCAGGCCGATGGCACCGTAGCGTCTGCCGGGACGAAAGCGGGGAGATCATGAAACGTACACCGAATGTGATCGTGATCGAGGACAACGACGACGACTTCGAGGCGCTGAAGTTTGCCTTCGAGGAGGACGGCGCCCCGGGGCTGGACATCGAACGCTGCACCACCGGTCCCGAGGCAGAGCACGCACTGGACCGTTTGCGCGACAGGACCGAAATATCGCGCGAGGACAGGGTCCTGATTATCCTCGATCTTCGCCTGCCCGGGTTGTCCGGCTTCGACCTGCTGAAGACCATGCGCCACGATTCCCGTCTGCGCCGTATCCCCGTGGTCATCCTGTCGAGTTCCTCGAACCAGAGCGACTTGATCGAAAGCTACACCGCCGGGGCGAACGCCTACATCCGCAAGCCGCGCAATTTCGACGAATACGTGGATATGGTGGGCAGTTTTCGCACGTTCTGGACAGGCTGCGCAGAGCTTCCGGTGCTCGGCCAGCTCGGTCTCGGCGACCAGCAACCGGGCCTCCATCACCTGCCGTTCGGCGTAGATGTCCTGAAGATCCTTGACCGTCTCGGCCAGCTTGTCGTGCAGCGACGCGATCTCTGCCTTCAGGAGCACATCGTCCATGGTGTCGTGACCGCCCGTTGAAGCATCCGCGTCCAGGCCGGAAAGCGAATGTGCAGGACCGGTGCGAAGGTCGTTGAGCGTGAGGATTTAGGTTGTCTGATCGTCGGAAGAACTCGTGATGTGGCACAGGCCTTCGACCTGCCGGGAGGGCGGGTGTTCGCCCGGGTCCATGGCCGGCATCCTGGCCTTTCCCGCCGCCGCGGCCTTGCGCATCAGAAGCGCCACGTTGACCGAAAGCGGATCGGGCAGCAGGTCGAGCAGGTTCGACGTGAACGTTCGGGAGCGGGGCATCTCGATGAACCGCTCGTAATCGCCGAAGGTCCGCTGGATCTTGCCCTCTTCGATCAGTACAAACACCGCCGC
This region includes:
- a CDS encoding ATP-binding protein, translated to MLDGMTIARGGEMRGLTFEIERARKTGSEEFPVSLAIYLETDGTIRWVGPDVRDHLGMDAAADPAGESFLSWWAEPDARGVADALNRVRRDGKATFEAMMNPDIVSGRTWSVQLGAMHADSGTASILAVLVDITRKVERIAELEDELKRAQATNAQLVRRLETKRERIRVLEKRNSQSDKLQTMGAFVASVVHDMNNVLSVMKSAQRIVTRKLKDSVEADLFTEVDASIDRGQSLLRQLLDFSRTDDLHAELSDPAAMLDRDKGLIQQLIGRSALRMDLPEERWQIFCEPGRFAAVIFNIVSNAHDAITESGRPGTVTVALRNVPRAECPEGVFARDYVCLSIIDTGAGMSPEVLNRMGEPFFTTKPKGKGTGIGIRSAYDLARRCGGKLEIDSTPGAGTEIRIYMARAELRGEVIGPEGGIEDRTLHGDARVLILANPENLGPGLQNLLNGLGYETALASDIVEARELVSDELIYDLLVVDLDHVADVAPSVLETLCEYIPGAKCIRISSAASTPETPVHLNKPISEHGLATTMLDQLDRLPGASLTEHSLRQSQRIRERLPSPEFRKVFDIWHEKARLGRYLPDGSLVNDLQIQMPRNACLISCDLNPETGKHQFRFVWAGSALEAQLGSDDATGAVMTDAHERLIGPMAQIYRRCQRGTAHYASARVLNLSDQPVNVERLLLPLAEGGERVTHLFGLLHFHETAD
- a CDS encoding ATP-binding protein → MTESDRNAIWTAFRRIKTGRDHGPGSGVGLTFVKRIVEGCRGEIDFDSAVGQGTMFTCTLPLSDKVQADGTVASAGTKAGRS
- a CDS encoding histidine kinase dimerization/phospho-acceptor domain-containing protein, which translates into the protein MLERARALSGEGLTARELDARLRVPDDAAARDVFAFSEQIDREFEEQRSAFLRLRLQLLMSAAIFVIASFAIAQLYRSRERAEQQRLSRMFDMIGLHLGIVDPAGRFVFFNSAFGELFRHVGQTVSTGDMLDKVTRRITPFITHEDVVTPPDAIAAGEPDIRDATFTDGSVIRCALYRLDDGRQVIPHRDVTEQHRREAEFNAERDRLIADLKRSNVELDNFADIASHDLREPLRGIAINAGFLLRKEELPETARARVLRIVEMCEREQMLMDSLLEFARLGRSSDQHDVSTDPAAVVKQIEHDLISADTNRQGAIVLDTRLPPVTVDFGRLRSLFMNLIANGLKYNDSDRPEVHVCFLGPAAATAASTSRTMVSA
- a CDS encoding response regulator, with the translated sequence MKRTPNVIVIEDNDDDFEALKFAFEEDGAPGLDIERCTTGPEAEHALDRLRDRTEISREDRVLIILDLRLPGLSGFDLLKTMRHDSRLRRIPVVILSSSSNQSDLIESYTAGANAYIRKPRNFDEYVDMVGSFRTFWTGCAELPVLGQLGLGDQQPGLHHLPFGVDVLKILDRLGQLVVQRRDLCLQEHIVHGVVTAR